A window of Clostridium taeniosporum genomic DNA:
ATAGCATTAAAAGGACAAGCTAATTCACAAGTATATTTTTTTTCTTTATTGGGAGTACAATTAGCTCCACAACATTCAAGTTTTTCAACGATTCTTTTGTTAACAGTATATTCTGTAATAGCTTTTTTTATATTATAGACATAATTATTATCGAATTTAAGTTTTACTCCACAAAGGGATGTTATTATTTCAAAAGTTTCTTGTGGAGATACTTCATGACATACCATAATACGGTTAAGAGTTTCATCAAAAGTATCATTATAGTATGACTTGACTAATGTATCAAATAAATCTAAGTATTTATTATTCATAAATATATAACCTCCAAGTTAGTGAATAAGATTGATTTTTAATTTTGTTATTAGTATGTATTAATAAACTGTATTTTATTAAATTATATGTAAATTTAATCATAGAAAAGTTATAATTATGTTAGAAGATTGATTTTTATAATGAATATGTTACCATATGAATGGAGAGGTGTATTTATGATACTAAAGGGGGATGACATAATATGAATGACTTAAAAGGTAATGATAAAATATTTTTTGATTATGGAAATGCTACCATATTAAGCGAAAATATAGAAGAAAAATTAGATGAAGTTGAAGAAATTTTAATGATATATAGTTCTGCTATAAAAGAAATTAAAACTAAATTAGATATTTTAGATTTCGAATTTAAAATAAGAAGAAAAAGAAATCCAATAGAGTATATGAAATCTAGGGTAAAATCACCAAAAAGTATATTAGAAAAACTTAAAAGAAGAGGATTTGATTTGAGTATTAAATCGGCAAAAAAAAATTTAAATGATATAGCTGGTGTTAGAGTAGTATGTTCTTTTGTTAGTGATATATATGAAATTGCTAATATGTTAAAGAGTCAAAATGATATAAAATTATTAGAGGAAAAAGATTATATAAAAAATCCAAAAGAAAATGGCTATAGAAGTTTACATATGGTGTTACAAGTTCCAATTTATTTTTCAGATCATATGGAAAATGTAAAAGTGGAAGTTCAAATAAGGACTATTGCTATGGATTTTTGGGCAAGCTTAGAACATAAATTATATTATAAAAAAGGAAAAAATACTCCTAAACATATAAGAGCAGATTTAAAAGAATGTGCTAATATAATTTCAGCAACTGATAAAAAGATGCAAAAAATTCAAGAAGAAGTTGAAAAATTATAAAATATTTAATAAATTTTTATATCTTATATGATGATTTTATAATATAAAAGGAATATAATATAAATTATGAAGTTAATAAATTATATAATAGTTATAAATATACATATATAATTTGAATGTAAATAATTATTATTAAGAAATGAGGTTAAAAATGAGTATTTTAGTTTTAGGTGGAGCAGGATATATTGGTTCTCATGCAGTAAGCCAATTAATAGATAATGATTATGATGTTGTAGTTGTAGATAATTTACTAACTGGACATGCAGATGCTATAAATAAAAAGGCAAAGTTTTATAAGGGAGATATAAGAGATAAAGAATTTTTAAGAGAAGTTTTTAAAAAGGAATCATTTGAAGCTGTAATACATTTTGCAGCCAATTCTTTAGTAGGTGAATCCATGATTGATCCTCTTAAGTATTTTAATAACAATGTTCAAGGAACGCAAGTTTTATTAGAAGTTATGAATGAGTTTAATGTTAAAAATATAGTGTTCTCTTCAACAGCAGCTACTTATGGGGAGCCAAAACAAATTCCAATAACTGAAGATATGGAAACTTGTCCAACAAATCCTTATGGTGAAACAAAACTTACTATGGAAAAAATAATGAAATGGTGCGATAAAGCTTATGGAATAAAGTATGTATCACTTCGTTATTTTAATGTTGCAGGAGCAAGAGAAGGTGGAGTAATAGGTGAAGATCATAATCCAGAAACACATTTAATTCCTATAGTATTACAAGTTGCTCTTGGAAAAAGAGAATTTATAACAATATATGGTGAAGATTATGACACAGAAGATGGTACTTGCATAAGAGATTATATTCATGTTGAGGATCTAATAGATGCACATATTTTAGC
This region includes:
- a CDS encoding GTP pyrophosphokinase, with protein sequence MNDLKGNDKIFFDYGNATILSENIEEKLDEVEEILMIYSSAIKEIKTKLDILDFEFKIRRKRNPIEYMKSRVKSPKSILEKLKRRGFDLSIKSAKKNLNDIAGVRVVCSFVSDIYEIANMLKSQNDIKLLEEKDYIKNPKENGYRSLHMVLQVPIYFSDHMENVKVEVQIRTIAMDFWASLEHKLYYKKGKNTPKHIRADLKECANIISATDKKMQKIQEEVEKL
- the galE gene encoding UDP-glucose 4-epimerase GalE, which gives rise to MSILVLGGAGYIGSHAVSQLIDNDYDVVVVDNLLTGHADAINKKAKFYKGDIRDKEFLREVFKKESFEAVIHFAANSLVGESMIDPLKYFNNNVQGTQVLLEVMNEFNVKNIVFSSTAATYGEPKQIPITEDMETCPTNPYGETKLTMEKIMKWCDKAYGIKYVSLRYFNVAGAREGGVIGEDHNPETHLIPIVLQVALGKREFITIYGEDYDTEDGTCIRDYIHVEDLIDAHILAMKYLLNGGDSNIFNLGSSQGFSVKEIIEAARKVTNHSIPARIGERRAGDPSKLVASSDKARKILGWNPSRTNITKIIEDAWIWHTNNKNGYIK